The following proteins come from a genomic window of Geothrix edaphica:
- a CDS encoding ferredoxin, with the protein MAITKVWIEEGCIVCNACEAECPDVFHVTDTSCNINGSVREDGVDSENRDEQSPLAGSFGTDLEASIEAAAAGCPVEVIKFEKA; encoded by the coding sequence ATGGCCATCACCAAAGTGTGGATCGAAGAAGGCTGCATCGTGTGCAATGCCTGCGAAGCCGAGTGCCCCGACGTGTTCCATGTCACCGACACCAGCTGCAACATCAACGGCTCCGTGCGCGAGGACGGCGTCGATTCCGAGAACCGCGACGAGCAAAGCCCCCTCGCCGGCAGCTTCGGCACCGACCTGGAAGCCAGCATCGAGGCCGCCGCCGCCGGCTGCCCCGTGGAAGTCATCAAGTTCGAGAAGGCCTGA
- the ndk gene encoding nucleoside-diphosphate kinase, whose product MTLERTFAIVKPDAVKDGHMGEILTAIEQSGLKIVGLKLTRLTPAICQGFYHEHVGKGFYAELEAFMTEGPVAIMVLEGENAILRWRDLMGATNPANAAEGTLRKRFGASIGRNATHGSDKPESARFEVGYFFNAFEQF is encoded by the coding sequence ATGACCCTTGAGCGCACCTTTGCCATCGTCAAGCCCGACGCCGTCAAGGACGGCCACATGGGAGAGATTCTCACCGCCATCGAGCAGAGCGGTCTCAAGATCGTCGGCCTGAAGCTGACCCGCCTCACCCCCGCCATCTGCCAGGGCTTCTACCACGAGCACGTGGGCAAGGGCTTCTACGCCGAACTGGAGGCCTTCATGACCGAGGGCCCCGTGGCCATCATGGTGCTGGAGGGCGAGAACGCCATCCTGCGCTGGCGCGACCTCATGGGCGCGACCAACCCCGCCAATGCCGCCGAAGGCACCCTCCGCAAGCGCTTTGGCGCCAGCATCGGCCGCAATGCCACGCACGGCAGCGACAAGCCCGAGAGCGCCAGGTTCGAAGTGGGCTACTTCTTCAACGCGTTCGAGCAGTTCTGA
- the secA gene encoding preprotein translocase subunit SecA, with product MIDNLLKKLIGSKNDRELKRLWAKVQFINALEPEISALSDEALKAKTPYLREKLANGATLEDILPEAFAVAREASKRVLKMRHFDVQLVGGMVLHEGKVAEMRTGEGKTLTATLPLYLNALAGKGAHLVTVNDYLARRDAEWMGRLYSWLGLTIGVIQHGLDDQERRDAYGCDITYATNNELGFDYLRDNMKWDLEDFTQRGFHYAIVDEVDSILIDEARTPLIIAGSSEEDTSKYFRIDAIVPKLKAEVHYKVDEKDRQVMLTDEGIHHAEQLLGVANLYDPGSIETLHGLNQALLAHNLYRLDVDYMVRPKEDGKGMEVVIVDEFTGRLMPGRRWSNGLHQAIEAKEGVEVNAENQTLATVTFQNFFRMYGKLAGMTGTAETEATELHSIYKLDVIIVPTNMPMIRKDFADTVYATRSGKKKAIVEEIRELHTKGQPVLVGTASIESSEDLADALKAARIPHVVLNAKHHEREAEIVAQAGRKSAVTIATNMAGRGTDIILGGNPEGMARLEAKKKDIALYDEEGFETAEFSALVEQMREQTAAEHEEVVSLGGLHILGTERHESRRIDNQLRGRAGRQGDPGSSRFYLSLEDDLMRIFGGDRIKSLMGAMGMNDDEPIEAGMVTRAIERSQKRVEAHHFEIRKHLLEYDDVMNKQRIFFYGLRTEILKGNTKDYVLRVAGEIAEGICNDFLPDKGERDLAGFRERVEQLFTLTGEEVDAVGQLPYAQAREALAVLVQKFYEGKDERLGGEGMRSYERWSILQIIDAAWKRHLLVMDHLKEAIGFRGYGQKDPLVEYKRESYEYFEQMRFGYEDEIISYLYRVEPQPAYTPDEDLFRGPSDTFELGPDEQGNAPDGIQRVLRFTAGGLED from the coding sequence ATGATCGACAACCTCCTCAAGAAACTCATCGGTTCCAAGAACGACCGGGAGCTGAAGCGGCTGTGGGCCAAGGTCCAGTTCATCAATGCCCTGGAGCCCGAGATCTCGGCCCTGAGCGATGAGGCGCTGAAGGCCAAGACCCCTTATCTCAGGGAGAAGCTGGCCAACGGGGCCACCCTGGAAGACATCCTGCCCGAGGCCTTCGCCGTGGCGCGGGAAGCCAGCAAGCGCGTCCTCAAGATGCGCCACTTCGATGTGCAGCTGGTGGGCGGCATGGTCCTCCACGAGGGCAAGGTGGCCGAGATGAGGACGGGCGAGGGCAAGACCCTGACCGCCACGCTGCCCCTGTACCTCAACGCCCTGGCGGGCAAGGGCGCCCACCTGGTCACCGTGAACGACTACCTGGCCCGCCGCGACGCCGAGTGGATGGGCCGCCTCTACTCCTGGCTGGGCCTCACCATCGGGGTCATCCAGCACGGCCTCGACGACCAGGAACGCCGCGACGCCTACGGCTGCGACATCACCTACGCCACCAACAACGAGCTGGGCTTCGACTACCTCCGCGACAACATGAAGTGGGACCTGGAGGACTTCACCCAGCGGGGCTTCCACTACGCCATCGTGGACGAGGTGGACTCCATCCTCATCGACGAGGCCCGCACGCCGCTCATCATCGCGGGCAGCAGCGAGGAGGACACCTCCAAGTACTTCCGCATCGACGCGATCGTCCCCAAGCTCAAGGCCGAGGTCCACTACAAGGTGGACGAGAAGGACCGCCAGGTGATGCTCACCGACGAGGGCATCCATCACGCCGAGCAGCTGCTGGGCGTGGCGAACCTCTACGATCCGGGCAGCATCGAGACCCTGCACGGCCTCAACCAGGCCCTGCTGGCCCACAACCTCTACCGCCTGGACGTGGACTACATGGTCCGCCCCAAGGAGGACGGCAAGGGCATGGAAGTGGTCATCGTGGACGAGTTCACGGGCCGCCTGATGCCGGGCCGCCGCTGGTCCAACGGCCTGCACCAGGCCATCGAGGCCAAGGAGGGCGTGGAGGTCAACGCCGAGAACCAGACCCTCGCCACCGTGACCTTCCAGAACTTCTTCCGCATGTACGGCAAGCTGGCCGGCATGACCGGCACGGCCGAGACCGAGGCCACAGAGCTGCACTCCATCTACAAGCTCGACGTGATCATCGTTCCCACGAACATGCCGATGATCCGCAAGGACTTCGCGGACACGGTATACGCCACCCGCAGCGGGAAGAAGAAGGCCATCGTCGAGGAGATCCGCGAGCTCCACACCAAGGGCCAGCCGGTCCTGGTGGGCACCGCCAGCATCGAGAGCAGCGAGGATCTCGCCGACGCCCTCAAGGCCGCCCGCATCCCCCACGTGGTGCTGAACGCCAAGCACCACGAGCGTGAGGCCGAGATCGTGGCCCAGGCGGGCCGCAAGAGCGCCGTCACCATCGCCACCAACATGGCGGGCCGCGGCACCGACATCATCCTGGGCGGCAATCCCGAGGGCATGGCCCGGCTGGAAGCCAAGAAGAAGGACATCGCCCTCTACGACGAGGAGGGCTTCGAAACGGCGGAGTTCTCCGCCCTCGTGGAGCAGATGCGGGAGCAGACCGCGGCCGAGCATGAGGAGGTGGTCAGCCTCGGTGGGCTGCACATCCTTGGCACCGAGCGGCACGAGAGCCGGCGCATCGACAACCAGCTCCGCGGCCGCGCAGGCCGCCAGGGCGATCCCGGCAGCAGCCGCTTCTACCTGTCCCTCGAAGACGACCTGATGCGGATCTTCGGCGGCGACCGGATCAAGAGCCTCATGGGCGCCATGGGCATGAACGACGACGAGCCCATCGAGGCCGGCATGGTCACCCGGGCCATCGAGCGCAGCCAGAAGCGGGTGGAGGCCCACCACTTCGAGATCCGCAAGCACCTGCTCGAGTACGACGATGTGATGAACAAGCAGCGCATCTTCTTCTACGGGCTGCGCACGGAGATCCTCAAGGGCAACACCAAGGATTACGTGCTGCGGGTCGCCGGTGAGATCGCCGAGGGCATCTGCAACGACTTCCTGCCCGACAAGGGCGAGCGCGACCTGGCGGGTTTCCGCGAGCGCGTGGAGCAGCTCTTCACCCTGACGGGCGAGGAGGTGGATGCGGTGGGCCAGCTGCCCTATGCGCAGGCCCGCGAGGCCCTGGCCGTCCTGGTGCAGAAGTTCTACGAAGGCAAGGACGAGCGGCTGGGCGGCGAGGGCATGCGCAGCTACGAGCGCTGGTCCATCCTCCAGATCATCGACGCCGCCTGGAAGCGCCACCTGCTGGTCATGGACCACCTCAAGGAGGCCATCGGCTTCCGCGGCTACGGCCAGAAGGATCCGCTGGTGGAGTACAAGCGCGAGAGCTACGAGTACTTCGAGCAGATGCGCTTCGGCTACGAGGACGAGATCATCTCGTACCTCTACCGTGTGGAACCCCAGCCCGCCTACACGCCGGATGAGGACCTCTTCCGGGGCCCCTCGGACACCTTCGAGCTGGGGCCCGATGAGCAGGGCAACGCCCCCGACGGCATCCAGCGCGTGCTGCGGTTCACGGCGGGTGGGTTGGAGGACTGA
- a CDS encoding thiamine-phosphate kinase, whose product MSLQETGILARIRELLPGGGQLTDDCGALPATPTGQTLLVTTDLMESGQHFSLDWHPPDLLARKLLMVNLSDLDASGARPFGYTLTLALGPEVDAPWLDRFLAGLAAASREAGVVVLGGDTVGRPSGLGLGLTAFGFATRWLRRDGLRPGDRLFVDQRPGASLRGLRKLQTGLRWDPARPDAELEAHLAPRPRLGLGLLLAGIPDIHACLDLSDGLSRDLRNLAEASGLSIAVDPALDEDALRGGEDYARCFGSSMPQAELEARLGLPLIPVGEALPRGESPLLAYDGRSLHPMPDLSFDHFGSS is encoded by the coding sequence ATGAGCCTGCAGGAGACGGGAATTCTTGCCCGGATCCGGGAGCTGCTGCCCGGAGGCGGCCAGCTTACGGACGACTGCGGCGCCCTGCCCGCGACGCCGACCGGACAGACCCTCCTGGTGACCACGGATCTCATGGAGTCCGGCCAGCACTTCAGCCTCGACTGGCACCCGCCGGACCTGCTGGCCCGGAAGCTGCTGATGGTGAACCTCTCGGATCTGGATGCCTCCGGCGCACGGCCTTTCGGCTACACCCTCACCCTGGCCCTGGGCCCGGAGGTCGATGCCCCCTGGCTCGACAGATTTCTGGCGGGCCTGGCGGCGGCCTCCCGCGAGGCCGGAGTCGTGGTCCTGGGCGGGGACACCGTGGGGCGTCCCTCCGGCCTGGGTCTGGGCCTCACGGCCTTCGGCTTCGCCACCCGCTGGCTGCGGCGGGACGGTCTGCGGCCCGGCGACCGGCTCTTCGTGGACCAGCGTCCCGGCGCCAGCCTGCGGGGCTTGCGGAAGCTCCAGACCGGCCTCAGGTGGGATCCCGCGAGACCTGATGCGGAGCTGGAGGCCCACCTGGCCCCCCGCCCCCGGCTGGGCCTGGGCCTGCTGCTGGCCGGAATCCCCGACATCCACGCCTGCCTCGACCTGTCCGACGGACTCAGCCGGGACCTGCGCAACCTGGCGGAGGCCTCGGGCCTCAGCATCGCGGTGGACCCCGCCCTGGATGAGGATGCCCTGCGCGGAGGCGAGGACTATGCCCGCTGCTTCGGCAGTTCAATGCCCCAGGCCGAGCTGGAGGCCCGGCTCGGCCTGCCCCTCATTCCTGTCGGCGAAGCCCTGCCCCGCGGGGAATCGCCGCTGCTGGCCTATGATGGAAGGTCGCTCCACCCCATGCCCGACCTCAGCTTCGACCACTTCGGATCTTCATGA
- the rapZ gene encoding RNase adapter RapZ translates to MELIVVTGLSGAGRHSVLGALEDSGCTALDNVPPRLLEPLIELESKLRPGRERLVVGMDSRQADFAHEFGPLLERLSAGNVPVQVVFVEADDSALLRRYSETRRPHHFALLGSAGEGIQRERELLAPIRALATSILDTTDLSLADLRQRVAALVPQLPTRSTAVRLLSFGFKRGVPADADVVLDARFLPNPYYVEALKPLTGCDSAVQEYLLESPEFREFLERAESWLRWSLPLVRQEGRAYHTLAIGCTGGQHRSVALVELLAHRIRHDVAALTVRHRELNG, encoded by the coding sequence ATGGAACTCATCGTCGTCACGGGACTCTCCGGCGCCGGCCGCCACTCGGTGCTGGGCGCGCTGGAAGACAGCGGCTGCACGGCCCTGGATAACGTTCCGCCCCGGCTCCTGGAGCCCCTGATCGAGCTGGAGTCCAAGCTCCGGCCGGGCCGGGAGCGCTTGGTGGTGGGGATGGACAGCCGCCAGGCGGACTTCGCCCACGAGTTCGGCCCCCTGCTGGAGCGCCTCAGCGCCGGTAACGTGCCGGTGCAGGTGGTCTTCGTGGAGGCAGACGATAGCGCGCTGTTGCGCCGTTACTCGGAGACGCGGCGGCCCCACCATTTCGCCCTGCTCGGTTCCGCCGGGGAGGGCATCCAGCGGGAGCGGGAGCTGCTGGCCCCGATCCGGGCCCTGGCCACCTCCATCCTCGACACAACGGATCTGAGCCTGGCGGACCTGCGCCAGCGCGTCGCCGCCCTGGTGCCTCAGCTGCCGACGCGCAGCACGGCCGTGCGGCTGCTCAGCTTCGGGTTCAAGCGGGGCGTGCCGGCCGATGCGGACGTGGTGCTGGACGCCCGGTTCCTGCCCAACCCCTACTACGTGGAGGCCCTGAAGCCGCTGACGGGATGCGATTCGGCGGTGCAGGAATACCTGCTCGAGTCCCCGGAGTTCCGCGAGTTCCTCGAGCGGGCGGAGTCCTGGCTGCGCTGGTCCCTGCCCCTGGTGCGCCAGGAAGGCCGCGCCTACCACACCCTCGCCATCGGGTGCACCGGCGGCCAGCACCGCTCCGTGGCCCTGGTGGAGTTGCTCGCCCACCGGATCCGGCACGATGTGGCCGCCCTCACCGTGCGGCACCGGGAGCTGAACGGGTGA
- a CDS encoding GatB/YqeY domain-containing protein, with protein MLNRLQADLKTAMLARDAGRTQVLRMALAAYKNEAVAKGLGPQGTLAEADALAVLKRLVKSREDSITQFEKVGQVDRAAQERAEIELLKPYLPAMIEGPALEAAVKAAIAESGATTKKDMGLVMKALQAAHGGAFDGKAASALVQSLLG; from the coding sequence ATGCTCAACCGTCTGCAGGCCGATCTGAAAACCGCCATGCTGGCTCGGGACGCGGGCCGGACCCAGGTGCTCCGCATGGCCCTGGCCGCCTACAAGAACGAGGCGGTGGCCAAGGGCCTCGGTCCCCAGGGGACGCTTGCCGAGGCGGACGCCCTCGCCGTGCTGAAGCGCCTGGTGAAGTCCCGGGAGGACAGCATCACCCAGTTCGAGAAGGTGGGCCAGGTGGACCGGGCGGCCCAGGAGCGGGCGGAGATCGAGCTGCTGAAGCCCTACCTGCCGGCGATGATCGAGGGGCCGGCTCTGGAGGCGGCCGTGAAGGCGGCCATCGCCGAGAGCGGGGCAACCACGAAGAAGGACATGGGCCTGGTCATGAAGGCCCTGCAGGCCGCCCACGGCGGCGCCTTCGACGGCAAGGCCGCCAGCGCACTGGTGCAGAGCCTGCTGGGGTGA
- the proS gene encoding proline--tRNA ligase: MKQSKLLIQTLRETPRDADVVSQQLMMRAGMIQKVAAGIYSYLPLAFRSIRKFEEIVREELAKDGCQELLMPAVLPAELWQESGRWKFYGDELLRFCDRKAKAEVAERRARGEKPDEREFYNFCLGPTHEEVITDIVRKNVRSYKQLPMNLFQIQNKFRDERRPRFGLMRGREFTMKDGYSFHVDDACADREYWAMFNAYKRIFSRLGVKFRPVEADSGAIGGSFTHEFHVLAGSGEDAILSCDACDYTSNIEKTEAPALPAGDHGKAFELKRDHFRTPGVVGQVEQAAGMIDADHPQGMPITQTSKFFLYRVTFADGATKLVGAVLRGDHEVNPVKVKNFVGAAELELMPLEEAEAFTGAKSGFMGPVGLKDVTFLVDRSLEGAVNLTCGANRTDYHHFGLDPVRDLPGCTYADLRMAAEGDSCTRCGKGTYQAFRGIEVGQVFKLGLKYSKSMGCTFLDEQGKENPMVMGCYGIGITRTVAAAVEQNYDADGIIWPWPIAPYQIHIVCLDPANPEVAGVAAQVEKDLEQAGFEVLHDDREGMSPGAKFKDADLLGFPLRLTVGAKGLKDGIVELRDRRTKEVVKLKPEAAVAEVSVARDRIMQELETAGGR; the protein is encoded by the coding sequence ATGAAGCAGTCGAAGCTCCTGATCCAGACCCTGCGCGAAACGCCGCGCGATGCCGACGTGGTGAGCCAGCAGCTCATGATGCGTGCCGGCATGATCCAGAAAGTGGCCGCGGGCATCTACAGCTACCTGCCGCTGGCCTTCCGGAGCATCCGCAAGTTCGAGGAGATTGTCCGCGAGGAGCTGGCCAAGGACGGCTGTCAGGAGCTGCTGATGCCCGCGGTGCTGCCGGCGGAGCTGTGGCAGGAGAGTGGCCGCTGGAAGTTCTACGGCGATGAGCTGCTCCGGTTCTGCGACCGCAAGGCCAAGGCCGAGGTCGCCGAGCGCCGGGCCCGCGGGGAGAAGCCCGACGAGCGGGAGTTCTACAACTTCTGCCTGGGCCCCACGCACGAAGAGGTGATCACGGACATCGTCCGCAAGAATGTGCGCAGCTACAAGCAGCTGCCCATGAACCTCTTCCAGATCCAGAACAAGTTCCGCGACGAGCGCCGCCCCCGCTTCGGCCTCATGCGCGGTCGCGAGTTCACCATGAAGGACGGCTACTCCTTCCATGTGGATGACGCCTGCGCCGACCGCGAGTACTGGGCCATGTTCAACGCCTACAAGCGGATCTTCAGCCGCCTGGGCGTGAAGTTCCGCCCGGTGGAAGCCGACAGTGGCGCCATCGGCGGCAGCTTCACCCACGAGTTCCATGTGCTGGCCGGCAGCGGCGAGGACGCCATCCTCAGCTGTGACGCGTGTGATTACACCTCCAACATCGAGAAGACGGAAGCGCCGGCGCTGCCTGCCGGAGATCACGGGAAGGCCTTCGAGCTGAAGAGGGACCACTTCCGTACGCCGGGTGTCGTCGGCCAGGTCGAGCAGGCCGCGGGCATGATCGACGCGGACCACCCCCAGGGCATGCCCATCACGCAGACCAGCAAGTTCTTCCTCTACCGCGTCACGTTCGCGGACGGGGCGACGAAGCTGGTGGGCGCCGTTCTGCGCGGAGACCACGAGGTGAACCCGGTCAAGGTGAAGAACTTCGTGGGTGCCGCCGAGCTGGAGCTGATGCCCTTGGAGGAGGCCGAGGCCTTCACCGGCGCCAAGAGCGGCTTCATGGGCCCTGTGGGGCTGAAGGATGTGACCTTCCTCGTGGACCGCAGTCTCGAGGGCGCGGTGAATCTCACCTGCGGCGCGAACCGCACGGACTACCACCACTTCGGCCTGGACCCGGTCCGTGACCTTCCGGGCTGCACCTATGCGGATCTCCGCATGGCGGCCGAGGGTGACAGCTGCACGCGCTGCGGGAAGGGGACCTACCAGGCCTTCCGCGGCATCGAGGTGGGCCAGGTCTTCAAGCTGGGCCTGAAGTATTCCAAGAGCATGGGCTGCACCTTCCTCGACGAGCAGGGCAAGGAGAACCCCATGGTGATGGGCTGCTACGGCATCGGCATCACCCGCACCGTGGCCGCCGCCGTCGAGCAGAACTACGACGCCGACGGGATCATCTGGCCCTGGCCCATCGCGCCCTACCAGATCCACATCGTCTGCCTCGACCCGGCCAACCCCGAGGTGGCTGGCGTGGCAGCGCAGGTCGAGAAGGACCTGGAGCAGGCCGGCTTCGAGGTGCTGCACGACGACCGCGAGGGCATGAGCCCCGGCGCCAAGTTCAAGGATGCTGACCTGCTGGGCTTCCCCCTGCGCCTGACCGTCGGCGCCAAGGGCCTGAAGGACGGCATCGTGGAGCTGCGCGACCGCCGCACCAAGGAGGTCGTCAAGCTCAAGCCCGAGGCCGCCGTGGCCGAGGTCTCCGTGGCCCGTGACCGCATCATGCAGGAGCTGGAAACCGCAGGAGGGCGTTAG
- a CDS encoding 2Fe-2S iron-sulfur cluster-binding protein: protein MHTIRFDGKKPGTAECEQETALLAASTRAGVPLPHRCGGHARCGTCLITVVEGAEHLSEKGISETRVLDVLKAKPDQRLACQTWARGDVSVRY from the coding sequence ATGCACACCATCCGATTCGACGGCAAGAAACCCGGAACCGCCGAGTGCGAGCAGGAGACGGCCCTGCTGGCCGCCAGCACCCGGGCGGGAGTGCCGCTGCCGCACCGCTGCGGGGGGCACGCCCGCTGCGGCACCTGCCTCATCACCGTGGTCGAGGGCGCCGAGCACCTGAGCGAGAAGGGCATCAGCGAGACCCGCGTGCTGGACGTGCTCAAGGCCAAGCCCGATCAGCGCCTGGCCTGCCAGACCTGGGCCCGGGGCGACGTGAGCGTGCGGTACTAG
- a CDS encoding YbaB/EbfC family nucleoid-associated protein: protein MDMRFLMKQAQQMQAKLAETQANLRVEGTAGGELVKVTLNGSKELMGISIGKDAMDPEDPSMLEDLLMAAFRDATTKVDEAMKKQMGGMGAGLNLPGLGL, encoded by the coding sequence ATGGACATGCGCTTCCTCATGAAACAGGCCCAGCAGATGCAGGCGAAGCTGGCGGAAACCCAGGCCAACCTGCGGGTCGAAGGCACCGCCGGTGGCGAGCTGGTGAAGGTCACCCTCAACGGTTCCAAAGAACTGATGGGCATCTCCATCGGCAAGGACGCCATGGATCCCGAGGATCCCTCCATGCTCGAAGACCTGCTGATGGCGGCCTTCCGCGACGCCACCACCAAGGTCGACGAAGCCATGAAGAAGCAGATGGGCGGCATGGGTGCAGGTCTCAACCTGCCTGGCCTCGGGTTGTAG
- the recR gene encoding recombination mediator RecR: MKLPPPLEAVVESLQKLPGVGAKSAQRMALHLLKEGPEAMAHLAHQLQQAAEKVGFCQVCGAFTDQPTCPICLDPRRDPASLVIVAEASNVLSFERSGHFRGRYHVLGGLISPLRGVGPDQLRVRELLKRLEDGAIQEIILATNPTVDGEATASWLARILEPIGVRTTRIGLGLPIGSDLEYADELTLDRAMEGRRPVG; encoded by the coding sequence GTGAAGCTGCCGCCGCCCCTCGAGGCCGTGGTGGAGAGCCTCCAGAAGCTCCCGGGGGTGGGCGCCAAGTCCGCCCAGCGCATGGCCCTGCACTTGCTGAAAGAAGGCCCCGAGGCCATGGCCCACCTGGCCCACCAGCTGCAGCAGGCCGCCGAGAAGGTGGGCTTCTGCCAGGTCTGCGGCGCCTTCACGGACCAGCCCACCTGCCCCATCTGCCTGGATCCGCGGCGGGACCCCGCCAGCCTCGTCATCGTGGCCGAGGCTTCCAACGTGCTCAGCTTCGAGCGCAGCGGCCACTTCCGGGGCCGCTACCACGTGCTGGGCGGCCTCATCTCGCCCCTGCGCGGCGTGGGGCCCGACCAGCTGCGCGTGCGGGAGCTGCTGAAGCGCCTGGAGGACGGCGCCATCCAGGAGATCATCCTGGCCACCAACCCCACCGTCGACGGCGAGGCCACCGCCAGCTGGCTGGCCCGCATCCTCGAGCCCATCGGCGTCCGCACCACCCGCATCGGGCTGGGCCTCCCGATCGGCAGCGACCTCGAATACGCCGACGAGCTCACGCTGGACCGCGCCATGGAAGGGCGGCGGCCAGTCGGTTGA
- a CDS encoding DUF2062 domain-containing protein produces MTHHDKTHIWARTKRFLADPDLEPHHLAWSFALGFAIAWNPLLGTHTGLVVLICALAKKLHRPLTFLGAFTNNPWTMVPMATGSALLGNILLGRGLHLDLSGVVWKSIGWHSVSTRAGFEAAAAMLKPILAPYLLGGFVMSAIALPVGYFLMLRLAHRMRSPKIQPPSGD; encoded by the coding sequence ATGACGCATCATGACAAGACGCACATCTGGGCCCGCACCAAGCGGTTCCTGGCTGATCCGGACCTGGAGCCGCACCACTTGGCCTGGAGCTTCGCCTTGGGCTTCGCCATCGCCTGGAACCCCCTGCTGGGCACCCACACGGGGCTGGTGGTGCTCATCTGCGCCCTGGCGAAGAAGCTGCACCGGCCCCTCACCTTCCTCGGCGCCTTCACCAACAATCCCTGGACCATGGTGCCCATGGCCACGGGCTCCGCCCTGCTCGGCAACATCCTGCTGGGGCGGGGCCTGCACCTGGACCTGAGCGGCGTGGTCTGGAAGAGCATCGGATGGCACAGCGTCAGCACCCGCGCAGGCTTCGAGGCCGCGGCCGCCATGCTCAAGCCCATCCTCGCGCCCTATCTGTTGGGCGGCTTCGTGATGAGTGCCATCGCCCTTCCTGTGGGATATTTTCTGATGTTGCGGCTGGCGCACCGGATGCGCAGCCCGAAGATCCAACCCCCTTCCGGAGACTGA
- a CDS encoding P-II family nitrogen regulator, with the protein MKLITAIIPEEKLDEVREALIEAEIERITVCRVSGHGRQQEIMVQRGKKIVPNLIPKIQITIACNDAFEDITVDTIIRTARHGAGEVGDGKIFVQDLKECIRIRTGERGGQAI; encoded by the coding sequence ATGAAGCTCATCACCGCCATCATCCCCGAGGAGAAGCTCGACGAAGTCCGCGAAGCCCTGATCGAAGCGGAGATCGAGCGCATCACCGTGTGCCGGGTCAGTGGCCACGGGCGCCAGCAGGAGATCATGGTGCAGCGCGGCAAGAAGATCGTGCCCAACCTGATCCCCAAGATCCAGATCACCATCGCCTGCAACGACGCGTTCGAGGACATCACCGTGGACACCATCATCCGCACGGCGCGCCACGGCGCCGGTGAGGTGGGCGATGGGAAGATCTTCGTCCAGGACCTGAAGGAGTGCATCCGCATCCGCACCGGCGAGCGGGGCGGCCAGGCCATCTGA
- a CDS encoding saccharopine dehydrogenase family protein yields MTHVVVLGAGRVGGAMAKDLAPDFKVTVADRSEDALARMRGAGLATRPADLASPDGVKAAVADADLVVGAVPGFMGFATAKAVLEAGKALVDISFFDEDCFELDALAKAQQLTAIVDCGIAPGCGNIILGDTLRQWDHVDSFECLVGGLPAVRTWPYEYKAGFSPIDVIEEYTRPARYVKDGRTITMPALSEPELLNFEGLGTLESFNTDGLRSLIHTFPQVPDMKEKTLRYPGHIEKMRMLRESGFFRKEKLQVAGVEISPLDLTTALLFPMWFMQEGDEDFTVMRVTVTGLKDGQRVRRELDLLDRYDRATKTTSMARTTGYTCTAAVRLMAKGGYARQGVNPPEFLGQEPGAWSFIRAELAKRGVIFTGE; encoded by the coding sequence ATGACCCACGTCGTTGTTCTCGGAGCCGGCCGCGTCGGCGGCGCCATGGCCAAGGATCTGGCTCCGGACTTCAAGGTCACGGTGGCCGATCGTTCGGAGGATGCCCTGGCCCGCATGCGCGGCGCGGGACTGGCCACCCGGCCCGCCGACCTGGCTTCCCCCGATGGTGTGAAGGCCGCCGTGGCGGACGCGGACCTGGTCGTGGGCGCCGTGCCGGGCTTCATGGGCTTCGCCACCGCCAAGGCCGTGCTGGAGGCCGGGAAGGCCCTGGTGGACATCTCCTTCTTCGACGAGGACTGCTTCGAGCTGGATGCCCTGGCGAAGGCCCAACAGCTCACGGCCATCGTGGACTGCGGCATCGCTCCCGGCTGCGGGAACATCATCCTCGGCGACACCCTGCGGCAGTGGGACCACGTGGATTCCTTCGAGTGCCTGGTGGGTGGCCTGCCCGCCGTGCGAACCTGGCCCTACGAGTACAAGGCCGGCTTCAGCCCCATCGATGTCATCGAGGAGTACACCCGGCCCGCCCGCTACGTGAAGGATGGCCGCACGATCACAATGCCCGCCCTTTCCGAGCCGGAGCTGCTGAATTTCGAGGGTCTGGGCACCCTGGAGTCCTTCAACACAGACGGCCTCCGCAGCCTCATCCACACCTTCCCCCAGGTGCCGGACATGAAGGAGAAGACGCTCCGCTACCCCGGCCACATCGAGAAGATGCGGATGCTGCGGGAATCCGGGTTCTTCCGGAAGGAGAAGCTCCAGGTGGCTGGCGTGGAGATCAGCCCCCTGGACCTCACCACCGCCCTGCTCTTCCCCATGTGGTTCATGCAGGAGGGCGACGAGGACTTCACGGTCATGCGCGTCACCGTGACCGGCCTGAAGGATGGCCAGCGGGTGCGCCGGGAGCTGGATCTGCTCGATCGCTACGACCGTGCCACGAAGACCACCTCCATGGCGAGGACCACCGGCTACACCTGCACGGCCGCCGTGCGGCTGATGGCCAAGGGCGGCTACGCCCGCCAGGGCGTCAATCCGCCGGAATTCCTGGGCCAGGAGCCCGGAGCCTGGAGCTTCATCCGCGCGGAACTGGCGAAGCGCGGCGTGATCTTCACCGGGGAATGA